Proteins from a single region of Bdellovibrio bacteriovorus HD100:
- a CDS encoding universal stress protein — translation MASVSILVADDIMAQSKKARKRSDDLRSIATHFARLLKADLHFLYVEDIPERLRKGDKIKSLDQRNPQMTAKLRAELEALNPGSELHLDRGNPILKALEWEKKLNPDLIVLGTRGHKGLSKFFLGSVAEELLRRSRRPVLVLGPHYSSAEFPANPRAGLRILLLSDLTSASSRAEAYTRKLAQKTKARVTLMHSVGDPIMRLRQIYAQSRIPMYSLEKEVQEIKDFARIQMKKKMERFKEDGLTVQAKLIEHDRDLADDIQDELTEGYDLVVMGTHAHNRLLTVFLGSTSRKTCLLSSVPVIILPSSS, via the coding sequence ATGGCCTCTGTTTCCATTCTTGTGGCTGATGACATCATGGCTCAGTCAAAAAAAGCCCGAAAGAGATCCGACGATCTTCGCAGCATCGCCACCCACTTTGCACGGCTGTTGAAGGCCGACCTTCACTTTCTCTACGTTGAAGATATTCCTGAGCGCCTGAGAAAAGGGGACAAGATCAAGAGCCTTGATCAGCGCAACCCCCAGATGACCGCCAAACTCAGAGCCGAGTTAGAGGCCCTCAATCCCGGCAGTGAACTGCATCTGGACCGGGGCAACCCGATTTTAAAAGCACTGGAATGGGAAAAAAAGCTGAATCCCGATTTGATCGTATTGGGAACCCGCGGTCACAAAGGTCTTTCGAAATTCTTTCTGGGAAGCGTGGCCGAAGAGCTTCTTCGTCGTTCACGCCGGCCCGTTCTGGTTTTGGGCCCCCATTATTCTTCGGCTGAATTTCCGGCAAATCCTCGTGCGGGATTGCGCATTCTGCTTTTGTCGGATCTGACCTCCGCCAGCAGCCGTGCGGAAGCCTACACCCGCAAGCTAGCACAAAAAACCAAGGCCCGCGTGACGCTGATGCATTCCGTGGGGGACCCGATCATGCGACTGCGCCAGATTTATGCCCAAAGCCGCATTCCCATGTACTCGCTGGAAAAAGAGGTTCAAGAGATCAAAGACTTTGCCCGGATCCAAATGAAAAAGAAAATGGAGCGCTTCAAAGAGGACGGACTGACCGTGCAGGCAAAGCTGATAGAGCATGACAGGGATCTTGCTGACGACATCCAGGATGAACTGACCGAAGGCTATGACCTGGTTGTCATGGGCACTCATGCTCACAATCGGCTGCTGACCGTGTTCCTGGGAAGCACCTCCAGAAAAACCTGTCTGCTGTCCTCTGTTCCCGTGATCATCCTGCCTTCTTCATCGTGA
- a CDS encoding KH domain-containing protein, with translation MASESVKVIKVVRSSPAAKAESGAAPLADNITEIREKAREFLLSALQMLAPETPGIGVDVVIGEKTTQYVVRCPKEAIGRVIGQKGATIMSLRQVVGAIMGAAGSRAVIEIPYYPADK, from the coding sequence ATGGCTTCCGAGTCCGTTAAAGTGATTAAAGTAGTGCGTTCCTCACCAGCCGCCAAAGCTGAATCCGGGGCGGCGCCATTGGCCGACAATATTACGGAGATTCGGGAAAAGGCGCGTGAGTTTCTGCTGTCTGCTCTGCAGATGCTGGCTCCTGAGACGCCGGGAATTGGCGTGGATGTGGTGATTGGTGAAAAGACCACCCAGTATGTGGTCCGTTGCCCGAAAGAGGCCATTGGTCGTGTGATCGGCCAAAAAGGCGCAACGATCATGTCTTTGCGCCAGGTGGTGGGAGCCATCATGGGGGCGGCCGGGTCCCGTGCCGTGATCGAAATTCCTTACTACCCCGCCGACAAATAG
- a CDS encoding c-type cytochrome has translation MTKFFFLLTLISATAFAQSEPDWTAGVPVPPGGRSNIYSWNDFDFQATLNKGKIHAQVYPVTVTGMLPPYEPVRRLIEEKNSNPLRKWIQSLMKGLSGFRSFEDVLKNLGLHKYPLENERGVYAVPYPNEIRPDTLMGFGLIERNGAEGFTFSCAACHSSNLFGKTVLGMTNRFPRANEFFIKAKKVMPLMDPHIFQAYTRATDAETALLVESKERLKSVALKQPIALGLDTSLAQVSLSLNRRAKDGYANYSDKAARSPRADAYLDNKPADSKPAVWWNVKYKNRWLSDGSVLSGNPIFTNLIWNEIGRGADLHELEQWLADNDHIIKELTTAVFASEAPHITDFYPAEKIDLGRAKAGEQIFKNTCAKCHGHYEKAWNLPQALVLSAAERLKTVEVRYKEKTPVVNVGTDPFRRQGMKSLEQLNDLEISKKNGIVIKAQEGYVPPPLVGIWARWPYMHNNSIPNLCVLLTPAKKRPSIYYSGEALNKDTDYDFSCGGYPIGDKTPKAWKTREHLYDTRNPGMGNMGHDEGIFIKDGKEILSAEDKYNLIQFLQTL, from the coding sequence ATGACGAAGTTCTTTTTCCTTCTGACCCTGATCTCCGCGACTGCTTTTGCCCAATCCGAACCCGACTGGACAGCCGGAGTCCCGGTCCCCCCGGGAGGGAGATCCAACATTTATTCGTGGAACGATTTTGATTTCCAGGCCACTTTGAATAAGGGAAAAATCCACGCCCAAGTCTATCCCGTGACCGTCACCGGAATGCTGCCACCCTACGAACCCGTGCGCCGCCTGATTGAAGAAAAGAACAGCAATCCTTTGCGCAAATGGATTCAAAGCCTGATGAAAGGCCTCAGTGGCTTCCGAAGTTTTGAGGACGTTTTAAAAAATCTGGGCCTGCACAAGTACCCGCTTGAAAACGAACGCGGGGTTTATGCCGTTCCCTATCCGAATGAAATCCGCCCCGACACCCTGATGGGTTTTGGTTTGATTGAACGAAACGGCGCTGAAGGTTTCACGTTCAGCTGCGCGGCCTGCCATTCATCCAACCTGTTTGGCAAAACAGTCCTGGGCATGACCAACCGATTCCCGCGCGCGAATGAATTTTTCATCAAAGCCAAGAAAGTCATGCCCCTGATGGATCCGCACATCTTTCAGGCATACACGCGCGCCACCGATGCGGAAACCGCCTTGTTGGTGGAGTCCAAAGAACGTCTGAAATCCGTGGCACTGAAACAACCCATCGCCCTGGGCCTGGATACATCTTTGGCGCAGGTCAGTCTTTCCCTGAATCGCAGAGCCAAAGACGGATACGCCAACTACAGCGACAAAGCCGCAAGATCACCGCGGGCAGATGCCTATCTGGATAACAAGCCCGCCGATTCCAAACCCGCCGTGTGGTGGAACGTGAAATACAAAAACCGCTGGCTGTCGGACGGAAGCGTTCTGAGTGGCAACCCGATCTTCACCAATCTAATCTGGAATGAAATCGGGCGCGGAGCGGATTTGCACGAGTTAGAGCAGTGGCTGGCTGACAACGATCATATCATCAAAGAGCTGACCACGGCCGTCTTTGCGTCTGAAGCTCCGCACATCACCGATTTCTACCCGGCGGAAAAAATCGATCTGGGACGCGCCAAAGCCGGCGAGCAGATCTTTAAAAACACCTGCGCCAAGTGCCACGGCCACTATGAAAAAGCCTGGAACCTGCCGCAGGCCTTGGTGCTGTCCGCAGCCGAGCGCCTGAAAACCGTCGAAGTGCGCTACAAAGAAAAAACCCCGGTAGTGAATGTCGGCACCGACCCGTTCCGCCGTCAGGGCATGAAGTCTTTGGAGCAGCTGAATGATCTGGAGATCTCTAAAAAGAACGGGATCGTGATCAAAGCGCAGGAAGGTTATGTGCCGCCACCATTGGTGGGCATCTGGGCCAGATGGCCGTACATGCACAACAACTCGATCCCGAATCTGTGTGTGCTGCTGACTCCGGCAAAGAAGCGTCCGTCGATCTATTACTCCGGTGAAGCGTTGAACAAAGACACGGACTATGACTTTAGCTGCGGTGGCTACCCTATCGGTGACAAGACACCGAAGGCGTGGAAGACGCGCGAGCATCTTTACGACACCCGCAATCCGGGCATGGGCAACATGGGTCACGACGAAGGAATCTTCATCAAAGACGGAAAAGAAATTCTGTCTGCCGAAGACAAATACAATCTGATCCAATTCCTGCAGACACTTTAA